The genomic segment cccgactcttttagtatgagggcgccgtaggcgcccggctttgtaatgcgtacatcgtgcttcgtacgtcgggctacgcccgactcttttagtatgagggcgccgaaggtgcccggctttggaacgcgtacatcgtgcttcgtacgtcgggctacgcccgactcttttagtatgagtcACGAGtaacgaggtgaatatactaagattactaagcaacttttaacATGGGACCAACCCGATCTCGAAAAATAAtttgctgatctggacttctatagcttttcacgttataaaatattgcaggtcattaaaaaacaccatgtatatagcggccaaacaaatttcttttgaaaaatccttcttgtatcgccgtagtcgcgtaacacgcggatagatagaatccagagcgattgtagattcgtagttcgaattacctaccagataaattaatgttttatcgggtgcatgcaagcaaagccgggtgcaaaagctaacaatatgtatatatttgaaatgtgctaattgagctctttcaaatgatatacaacacgtcatcattacttatttttatttttttgattcgtgactttatgacctctagaggtgCTCATTTTTTTgtgccgtcatatagcctataaccagcggacgattaagacgattcgaatgacatgtcgtttgtcaaatttcaatgagtactttagaagttatgagggaacagatgaacatacatacatacccacaaacataccggtcaaaatcataaccctccttttgcgttgccgtagtcgggtaaaaatactttaaaatgTTTATAAGAATCATTGGATGAAGAAGCAAATATTACAATAGGTAAAAAACTTACTGgtaagaagcgctggtggcctagcggtaagagcgtgcgactttcaatccggaggtcgcgggttcaaaccccggctcgtaccaatgagttttaggaacttatgtacgaaatatcatttcatatttatttaccagtcgcttttcggtgaaagaaaacatcgtgaggaaaccggactaataccAATAAAGTCTAGTTtacctttgggttggaaggtcagatggcagtcgctttcggaaaaactagtgcctacgccaataaAATTCTTGGGATAAGTTGCCaatcggaccccaggctcccatgaaacGTGGTAAAATgccaggataacgcgaggaagaagaagtatAAACTTACCAGTAACACGAATAACCTGACCGCCGAGCTCTCTACCAGCGTTGCCCACGAGATGAGCTCCCAAGCTGAAGCCGACCAGGTGCATGTTGTCGAAACGGGCACCGGTGACTTGGTTAAGGAAGCGAAGGAACTGTCCCACGCCGCGACCCACCGCTGGGACCCCTAAGGCGGCAGTTGCGTAGTCGGAGAGGGCAAGTCTACTCCAGTCAACTACAATGACGTTCACGTCCGACTTGTCGAGGTATGCTGAAACAGGTTCGATATTTATATcaaattgctcaaaggttaagtGGAAGAGATCCCGTAACGCCCCTTAACCTTTACGGTTAACAAGTTCGACTTTGTACTAATGTCGAATGTtctttttcctgttttgtttggATTTTTGTACAACAGTGTTTTACTAATACTTCGAATTACAGCGTATTGGTGACAAAAACTGGAACACTTTAAGAAgtttctgtttgacccaatggttgactggtagagaatgccttaaggcatgaATTGAGTCCACcatttgtacaattttatatcgtgcaataaattttataaaataacagtTTTTGGTTCTCTCGGCTATCATCAAAGACAGAATTTTCGGTTTCTTCAATAAAGTCCCCTAATATTATTTCACAGTTATATTTTAGGACCGCCCGTAAAGCTTGTTGACTATAATATTTAACACTATCTTGCGATCTTCGGTACTTAAACCGCTGGTTCGGATCATTTATTTTACCTAGGTGAGCTTTGTCTATTGCCACCGCCATTGCACGGTAGGGCCCACAGTCATCACAGACAGTTGTCAATATTGGGCTTAACATGGTTATAGGCTTACGGCTTCGCCACGACATTGCGtgactggcttcggctaaggcgaaaaccataggtgggaacgaaaggcccgatcgctgtgtctcgctccaaacTATGGTTGTCGCTTTAACtgaagccagtcgcgcaatgtcgtggccaggtcGTTATAGGCATGTAGATGATAAAACCATACCTCTTCTGACAGTAGGATTGGGTTCAGTGTTCCTATTGCTAAGCCAGCCGTGGACAATGATGATAGTGGGGTTGTTAGCGTTGAAGTTGGAGTTGAGAATGGAGTTCGCATTGTTGATCGTCAGAGTCTGTGAGATGATAGAGTTACGCCtgaaaacaaagaaaatatCTTAAAATGTAGAAAGTTCTTCAAGAACGTTAAATGTCCGTAATGTTAGGTAATTGTcctttattatcatttgcaaATTTAACAAACTTAACGCCACTAATAGAAGGGAAGTTGGTAAAACTTGCTTGAAGACTATCGGCAAGGGAAGATGAATTTTTGCAAGTGTTGATTATAAAGGCAGGCAAGGGAAGATGAATTTTTGCAAGTGTTGATTATAAAGGCAGGCAAGGGAAGATGAATTTTTGCAACTGTTGATTATAAAGGCAGGCAAGGGAAGATGAATTTTTGCAAGTGTTGATTATAAAGGCAGGCAAGGGAAGATGAATTTGTGCAAGTGTTGATTATAAAGGCAGGCAAGGGAAGATGAATTTTTGCAAGTGTTGATTATAAAGGCAGGCAAGGGAAGATGAATTTTTGCAAGTGTTGATTATAAAGGCAGGCAAGGGAAGATGAATTTTTGCAAGTGTTGATTATAAAGGCAGGCAAGGGAAGATGAATTTTTGCAAGTGTTGATTATAAGGCAAccgtacccctagtgtaaatttgatTCGACAGCGTGACTTGACGTACGCgtttgtcattttgtatgggattttgtgTTTCCAAAACGACCCTCTTGGCACGCTgttcaaaatctcatacaaaaatagacataaacgCAAACTCGAACGCACGTCACTAGGGGTTCTAGAATTTTATGTCATATGTAGTGATttgaaataacaattaattcatTACAAATTTTACCATTTTTCCACGCAAAAACCTCTTTTTTGCTATggacatatataaaaataagcaaTTTCACCATACTACAAGTACGTTTCGCTCTATTTTTCGTCCAAAATTCAAGTGgtcttaagttttttttatatattttacctAAAAATTATTCATTATTACCTGGTATACAAGAAGTATTGGTTGTTAGCAGGGTTCTTTGTAACTTCGGCCAGTAATTCCAAGTCAGGTTTGGCCTCGAGGTCGATGTCGTGCAACTCCCCATCTCCTCCCGCCATCTTGAAGAATCGTGGGTACTGGAAGTCAGCCGGCTGTTCCAGAACCGGTGTGCCGGCGACATACGCTAAACATGGATTATTCAGGATTTTAGATACCTATCTAAATTAATAATCGTGAACTGACGAAAGAGAGtcatttttgtttttatcttGAAACTCTTTTCATTCGACTACAAACAAAAGATTTTAACAGTCTTCGCATGTGTTTGTATCATTTTTTTAGCCGGGTTTTTCGGAGGCAAAAACGTATCAGTGCTAGTGATTAATTAAATGTCGAATAAAGTGTTATCTATTTCGATACTAAGCAATTCCTTATTCATAATAACAGATGTGACTTAtccttgaaataaataatattaattcagAGTGTTAGTTCCTTTATTATCCTTTAGCAAACTTCATTGACTTATTCTAATTACAACTGTAAAAATCTAACATCTGGCTTTGAGTTAAGTCATTATGGAAGTAATCAAATTACGTCAAATAACTTTAcatatgtcgcactatacgcaGTTACGGTTAAACAATGCGCCGAATAGAGATAAATCTTTACAGTCCTATTTAGTTACAAATAGTTTGCTATTATAATTTATCAGAGAATGGCAGGTACTTTTGACGCGTAAGCGTCAAGTACCTAAAAGTAGTAGGTAAGACAATTTAATGATCGCAAAAAGCATTTTCTTTATTATTGCCAATATTGCGATATGTAAGGTAATTAAATTTAGTTATTTTTCCTCGTTTAATCCTGAACAATGTTGAACGTTTCAAACTCAAATCATAGCAAAAACAAGTAAACCTGGGTGTTGTTACAGCGCAATTATGTCCGTACTTACCCGCAGCGACGAGTAAAAACAACAATGAAGCCCTCATTATGAACACTGAGACCGATATACAACAAACCCTTTCGTGCAAAAGTATTTATACCCAAAGATTAACCTGAAATCAAAGCTTATCAGCGATATCTCGTTAAGAACATGGCGTGTTATGTTTGTTTGTAAACTATGTTATGTTAGAATCATGCCAACGTAAGTGCACCTTTGTACTGTGCTGTGTGATGTGCTGTGTGTGACACTGAGATATAGTTTTAAAACTTACTTCCGGATTCCGGTATTCATATATTCTGTCATTCAGATGATAATGTGTAATAGTTAGTGTATCctcagataaaataaaactcatattttcaatttaaactattttctttatttaattatttaattttatcaggATATGAGCTCAGGCATATATTCCTGTAAAATCATATAAAGAATTCAGGAAGTTCATCGCCGAAAGAAAAGTGTCGGCGATCGGCATACAAGTGAGTTTTGGTCCGTACGCCATTGCTGCATTGCTGGAGatacaaaataattaattactcgCTCGGTTTAAAGTACAAGGGAGGATAGCAAGATGGAGTTAAATCTCAATACAAACAACAGCTTGATACAGCTGGATGAAGCCAGTAATTGAAATATGTGGAAATTTCAAACCACCGTGTTACTGCGAGGTCTAAATTGGTTGGACATTGTCGAGGGAAAGAGTGTAAAACCCGAAGAAACTGGTAGTGATCGAACTACTTGGAGACAAAGTATGCAAAAGCTCAAGCCATGTTGGTTACGCGTATGACGGAGAATGTTATGCTGCATATTATATCATGTTCAACCTCGGCTCAAATATGTGGAAGAAActgcttagggccacttgcaccattcactaacccggggttaactggattaaacctggagttaccatggttacagtacaaattgacactgggttaacggtttaaccgcttaacgcCGGGTTAGttagatggtgcaagtggcgcttagtgttTATGAATAAAACACGGAGACTAGTATCCACATGATACAGCAACGTTTCTCCTAAATATGAAGCAGGGACAGAGATGTCTACATTGCCATCATAGACCCAGGAAATCCAGAATCATCTCAAACAGATGGGCGAAGAA from the Cydia splendana chromosome 17, ilCydSple1.2, whole genome shotgun sequence genome contains:
- the LOC134798542 gene encoding pancreatic triacylglycerol lipase-like, with translation MRASLLFLLVAAAYVAGTPVLEQPADFQYPRFFKMAGGDGELHDIDLEAKPDLELLAEVTKNPANNQYFLYTRRNSIISQTLTINNANSILNSNFNANNPTIIIVHGWLSNRNTEPNPTVRRAYLDKSDVNVIVVDWSRLALSDYATAALGVPAVGRGVGQFLRFLNQVTGARFDNMHLVGFSLGAHLVGNAGRELGGQVIRVTGLDPAGPMWNLNRERLAPTDGGYVEAIHTDGGYTVGGLGIGSAIANVDFFPNGGISQPGCYTNICNHNRAWELFAATVTYNHLVGQQCTTNLQITWNTCRGARFNMGNDDLRKTGSGMYRLDTGRRYPY